A part of Pectobacterium cacticida genomic DNA contains:
- a CDS encoding DMT family transporter gives MLIGILFALAAGLMWGLIFIGPLLVPDYSAALQSTGRYLAFGLIALPLAWLDRRRLRQLTRRDWQEAIKLSAVGNLLYYFLLASAIQRTGAPIATMIIGTLPVVISVTANLLYSQHDGRVAWRRLLPSLSLIAAGLVCVNIAELQGNTVPFDLWRYASGIAMAFCAMMCWTWYPLRNARWLRDHKGHTPTTWATAQGLVTLPLALLGYILVCGHLALTDRAFSLPFGPRPDVFIPLMIAIGLFCSWVGTLFWNEASQRLPTVLVGPLIVFETLAGLAYAFIIRQSWPPLLTLCGITCLIVGVISAMRVKPEPVVVDIQIPVSRAE, from the coding sequence ATGTTGATAGGGATTTTATTTGCGCTTGCTGCCGGATTGATGTGGGGCCTGATTTTTATTGGGCCGTTGCTCGTGCCGGATTATTCTGCCGCATTGCAATCCACAGGGCGCTATCTGGCCTTTGGGCTGATAGCGTTGCCGCTGGCGTGGCTCGATCGCCGCCGCCTGCGCCAACTCACCCGCCGCGACTGGCAGGAAGCCATAAAACTCTCGGCTGTTGGCAACCTGCTGTACTATTTTCTACTCGCCAGTGCGATTCAGCGTACCGGCGCCCCCATTGCGACGATGATTATCGGTACATTGCCCGTCGTGATTTCCGTAACCGCCAACCTGTTGTATAGCCAGCACGACGGTCGCGTAGCCTGGCGTCGCCTTCTTCCTTCACTATCGCTGATTGCCGCAGGACTGGTTTGCGTCAATATTGCCGAGTTGCAAGGAAACACGGTCCCATTCGATTTATGGCGCTATGCCAGCGGTATTGCGATGGCGTTTTGCGCCATGATGTGCTGGACCTGGTATCCGCTGCGCAATGCCCGCTGGCTCCGTGACCACAAAGGCCATACGCCAACCACCTGGGCTACGGCGCAAGGATTGGTCACGCTACCGCTGGCGCTGTTGGGATATATTCTGGTATGCGGCCATCTGGCGCTGACGGATCGTGCTTTTAGTCTGCCATTCGGCCCGCGCCCCGACGTGTTCATTCCGCTTATGATCGCCATTGGTCTGTTTTGCTCGTGGGTTGGCACGCTATTCTGGAATGAGGCCAGCCAACGCCTGCCGACAGTGCTGGTGGGGCCGTTGATTGTGTTTGAAACGCTGGCGGGGCTGGCCTATGCCTTCATCATTCGACAATCCTGGCCGCCACTGTTGACGCTTTGCGGGATTACCTGCCTGATTGTCGGCGTGATTTCCGCCATGCGGGTGAAACCAGAACCTGTCGTGGTAGACATTCAGATACCGGTTTCACGGGCGGAATAA
- a CDS encoding TlpA family protein disulfide reductase, which produces MKWRNGITALCLLGAVALSGCKEEQVSVGAQAPALAAYDLTGQQVDLSRWQGKSVYLNFWSSGCGGCMVEMGALEKLSQQYGDKVVVVAVNTDPDGVDISAMLAHHRVTYPVVRDQLGITKERYQVSGTPTSFIIDAQGKVIDQHQGARDEAQLTALFQQLVHRT; this is translated from the coding sequence ATGAAATGGCGTAACGGTATTACGGCGCTTTGCCTGCTTGGGGCGGTGGCCCTGAGCGGTTGTAAGGAAGAACAGGTTAGCGTAGGGGCGCAAGCACCCGCGCTGGCCGCCTACGATCTGACAGGACAGCAGGTGGATCTGTCTCGCTGGCAGGGTAAAAGCGTCTATCTGAATTTCTGGTCGTCTGGCTGTGGCGGGTGCATGGTTGAAATGGGGGCGTTGGAGAAACTAAGCCAGCAATATGGCGATAAAGTGGTCGTGGTCGCGGTGAACACCGATCCGGATGGCGTGGATATCTCCGCTATGCTGGCGCACCACAGGGTGACCTATCCGGTGGTGCGCGATCAGTTAGGCATTACTAAAGAGCGTTATCAGGTTAGCGGTACGCCCACCTCATTTATCATTGATGCACAGGGTAAGGTAATCGATCAGCACCAGGGCGCCAGGGATGAAGCGCAACTCACCGCATTGTTTCAGCAATTGGTTCACCGGACATAA
- a CDS encoding ABC transporter ATP-binding protein has protein sequence MSVAINDRDSGQATEAVIETRQLYKRFGQVTALDNINIRIARGEFVAIMGASGSGKTTLMNILTCLDTVSEGQVLLDGIDAAALDEEGRRQFRADKIGLVFQQFHLIPFLTALENVMLAQHYHSVVDEAAAQRVLDQVGLAHRMNHLPSQLSGGEQQRVCIARALVNEPPVIFADEPTGNLDEENEQRVLDLLNDLHRQGRTIVMVTHNPDLGRFADRIIRLQHGKYFGEEVNHHEMA, from the coding sequence ATGTCGGTAGCGATAAACGATCGGGACAGCGGGCAGGCAACGGAGGCGGTGATTGAAACGCGCCAACTCTATAAGCGCTTTGGCCAGGTTACGGCGCTGGATAATATCAACATTCGTATCGCACGCGGTGAGTTTGTCGCCATTATGGGGGCATCCGGTTCCGGTAAAACCACGCTAATGAACATCCTCACCTGCCTGGATACGGTGAGCGAAGGCCAAGTATTGCTGGATGGCATCGATGCCGCCGCCCTCGATGAAGAAGGACGGCGTCAATTTCGTGCCGATAAAATCGGGCTGGTTTTTCAACAGTTCCACCTTATCCCGTTTCTAACGGCGTTAGAGAACGTGATGTTAGCGCAGCATTACCACAGCGTGGTCGATGAAGCGGCGGCGCAGCGCGTGCTGGATCAGGTTGGTTTGGCGCATCGTATGAATCACTTACCAAGCCAGCTTTCCGGCGGTGAACAGCAGCGTGTGTGTATCGCCCGTGCGTTGGTGAACGAGCCTCCGGTGATTTTCGCCGATGAACCGACGGGGAACCTGGACGAAGAGAACGAACAGCGCGTGCTGGATCTGCTCAACGATCTGCATCGACAGGGGCGAACCATCGTTATGGTGACGCATAACCCAGATCTGGGGCGGTTTGCTGACCGTATTATTCGTCTGCAACACGGTAAGTATTTTGGTGAAGAGGTGAATCATCATGAAATGGCGTAA
- a CDS encoding ABC transporter permease: MAVKGWTDSMFWRLVFRALRLRMQRVSVVFAALMVGAAIVTAMSAVYFDINAKMSQELRTFGANFYIGPARGNTIPLSTFQPIIANAPAGLINAASPYLYGMARTELEKVVLMGVRFESLRQLVPYWQVKGGWIGVSFDDRNAMIGVKLAERLNVHVGDSITLVSDGAKQRLQIKGVVESGEATDSMLIVNLELAQKWLHKDGVISNALLSVTNDLGQVDRFASQLQQQYPQLEIRPILKVSASEGQVLDKIKGLMGLVSAVILVLSSLCVNTTLMAIVGERAREFALQKALGASGRDIIRQMLAETGIIALAAVVCGSLLGYLLAQVLGMAVFNATISLRLPVFPLTLVLSLLVAAVAAVVPTRRAIYVEPAKVLKGE; encoded by the coding sequence ATGGCCGTTAAAGGATGGACGGACAGCATGTTTTGGCGCCTGGTATTCCGCGCGCTACGGTTGCGGATGCAACGCGTTAGCGTGGTGTTTGCCGCGCTGATGGTTGGCGCGGCGATTGTAACGGCGATGTCGGCGGTCTATTTCGACATTAACGCAAAAATGAGCCAGGAACTGCGCACATTCGGTGCGAATTTCTACATTGGCCCGGCGCGCGGCAATACGATCCCGCTAAGCACTTTTCAGCCGATTATTGCTAACGCGCCTGCGGGGCTAATCAATGCCGCCAGTCCTTACCTGTACGGCATGGCGCGCACGGAACTGGAGAAAGTCGTGCTGATGGGCGTCAGGTTTGAGTCGTTACGCCAGTTGGTACCGTACTGGCAGGTTAAAGGCGGCTGGATTGGGGTAAGTTTCGATGACCGCAACGCGATGATCGGCGTGAAGTTGGCGGAACGCCTTAATGTTCACGTCGGCGATAGCATCACGTTGGTTAGTGACGGTGCGAAACAGCGATTACAGATTAAAGGCGTCGTGGAATCTGGCGAGGCGACGGATAGCATGCTAATCGTCAATCTGGAATTGGCGCAAAAGTGGCTGCATAAAGATGGCGTAATCAGTAATGCGCTGCTGAGCGTCACCAACGATTTAGGGCAGGTCGATCGTTTTGCATCTCAACTTCAGCAACAGTATCCGCAATTGGAGATTCGTCCAATCCTTAAAGTATCCGCATCGGAAGGCCAGGTATTGGATAAAATTAAAGGGTTGATGGGGCTGGTGTCGGCGGTGATTCTGGTGCTTTCGTCACTGTGTGTGAATACCACGCTGATGGCGATTGTCGGCGAACGCGCGCGTGAATTTGCCTTACAAAAGGCGCTGGGTGCGAGCGGACGCGACATTATTCGGCAGATGCTGGCGGAAACCGGCATCATCGCGCTCGCCGCGGTCGTGTGTGGTTCACTGCTCGGGTATCTGCTGGCCCAGGTATTGGGCATGGCGGTATTCAATGCCACGATTTCGCTGCGCTTGCCGGTGTTCCCGCTTACGCTGGTGCTGTCTTTACTGGTCGCTGCCGTAGCAGCGGTAGTCCCCACCCGGCGGGCGATTTATGTCGAACCGGCCAAAGTTTTGAAAGGAGAATAG
- a CDS encoding ABC transporter permease, with protein MLWRLLRQSWRRNIRRKSLAVLTVFLAAGLISALLAVSIDIGDKMAREMKSYGANILIEPAGQAALPALFGERSNPLEGQDFLDEAELPNIKDIFWRNNIVGFAPLLSGDVEINGQPISVLGTFFSQPVAVPDEEDYRTGQLTVSPYWQVAGQWPQEPVTALSAAQTLVGKQLATQMGWRVGDKLMLHGAKGDATVEVSGILSSGGDEENRLVMPLATVQSLLGLAGKIQAIRVSALTVPENELSRRARENLEALNAEEYDLWYCTAYVSSIAHQLEEAISGAVVRPIWQVAASEGVVIDKIQLLLAVVTFAALIASAMGIASLMTSTIMERAKEIGLMKALGARQWQIMLLFYLEAALSGLAGGIAGCVAGWGLAKAIGLMLFDVPLSFAWIVIPCVLVISMLIAIIGTWFPARRIARLYPVEVLYGR; from the coding sequence ATGCTGTGGCGATTGTTGCGCCAGTCCTGGCGTAGAAATATTCGGCGTAAATCACTGGCGGTATTGACCGTGTTTCTGGCCGCGGGGTTGATCTCCGCGCTGCTGGCGGTCTCCATTGATATCGGCGATAAAATGGCGCGCGAGATGAAATCCTATGGCGCGAATATTTTGATCGAGCCCGCCGGTCAGGCGGCGTTGCCCGCGCTATTTGGCGAACGCAGTAATCCATTGGAAGGGCAGGATTTCCTGGATGAAGCCGAACTGCCGAATATCAAGGATATCTTCTGGCGCAATAATATTGTTGGCTTTGCTCCGTTACTGAGTGGTGATGTCGAGATCAATGGGCAGCCGATTTCCGTACTCGGCACGTTCTTCTCGCAGCCCGTCGCCGTACCCGATGAAGAGGACTATCGCACTGGGCAGCTCACCGTCAGCCCATACTGGCAAGTTGCGGGGCAATGGCCGCAGGAACCCGTGACGGCACTATCCGCGGCGCAAACGCTGGTAGGAAAACAACTGGCCACTCAAATGGGGTGGCGCGTTGGCGATAAACTCATGCTGCACGGCGCAAAAGGCGATGCCACCGTTGAGGTGAGCGGTATCCTCAGTAGCGGCGGTGATGAAGAAAACCGACTGGTGATGCCGTTGGCGACGGTACAGTCGCTGTTAGGGTTGGCAGGGAAAATTCAGGCCATTCGCGTGTCGGCGCTGACCGTACCGGAAAATGAGCTGTCACGACGCGCGCGGGAAAATCTGGAAGCGTTGAATGCCGAAGAGTATGACCTGTGGTATTGCACCGCCTATGTTTCTTCGATTGCGCACCAGCTAGAAGAAGCGATTTCCGGTGCGGTGGTGCGTCCTATCTGGCAGGTCGCGGCCTCGGAAGGTGTGGTGATTGATAAGATCCAACTGCTTTTGGCGGTGGTGACATTTGCTGCGTTAATTGCCTCGGCGATGGGTATTGCGTCGTTAATGACCAGCACAATCATGGAACGTGCCAAAGAAATTGGGCTGATGAAGGCGTTAGGGGCACGGCAATGGCAGATTATGCTGCTGTTTTATCTTGAAGCGGCGCTGAGTGGTTTGGCTGGCGGTATTGCCGGTTGCGTCGCTGGATGGGGGCTGGCGAAAGCGATTGGATTGATGTTGTTTGACGTCCCGTTAAGCTTTGCCTGGATTGTTATCCCGTGCGTGCTGGTGATTTCTATGTTGATTGCCATTATTGGAACATGGTTCCCGGCGCGGCGTATCGCCCGGCTCTATCCGGTAGAGGTGCTCTATGGCCGTTAA
- a CDS encoding Fe-S-containing protein encodes MSYFFITTLQSFLPIALLLGLNWSHRPTPEIRPLAWVTLLALIVGTLIGVHFPQGQAFLLGFTVLQAIALIVFLIGQCFSHPRMGYLWQAVLVAGAAVLWGNNPNLSALTTIHVVNTDLLLNFSAVVVAFGWLVFCSALCGMIVRRIRPLRWPLLMLLVVLLLLPISGSLLLLLMKLQVLGLTKPRLSYVAHVTNSAYLLNYLSAFVMLIVAASLAWPLWHARRDMQAAHEAIKKRKATAGYRNVRRTLLATVSALLVVVCAQLYWDKIASQPPRLSEAQPVTLAADGNVHIPIEQVRDGKLHRFVWIADDGKAVRFFVINRYPDRLRLGVVFDACLLCGDQGYVMEGNQVICVACGVHIFIPSIGKAGGCNPVPIEGWRSDEKELVIGRASLAAGTNYFSTVVALEVIDPVDGSKLTNLSAEHHYRYGGKTYFFSSEANYNRFRESPADFVTGKAAASEAAEEH; translated from the coding sequence ATGAGTTATTTCTTTATCACGACCCTCCAATCTTTCCTTCCGATCGCGTTGTTGCTGGGGCTGAATTGGAGTCATCGCCCGACGCCAGAGATTAGGCCGCTGGCCTGGGTCACACTGCTGGCGCTGATTGTCGGTACGCTCATTGGCGTTCATTTTCCTCAGGGGCAAGCGTTTCTACTTGGGTTTACGGTACTACAGGCGATCGCCTTAATCGTGTTTCTGATCGGCCAGTGCTTTTCTCACCCGCGTATGGGGTATCTCTGGCAAGCGGTACTGGTCGCGGGCGCTGCGGTATTGTGGGGCAATAACCCCAATTTGAGCGCACTAACGACTATCCATGTGGTTAACACCGATCTGCTGCTTAATTTCAGCGCCGTCGTCGTGGCGTTTGGCTGGCTGGTATTTTGTTCTGCGCTATGTGGCATGATTGTACGCCGCATTCGTCCTTTGCGTTGGCCGTTGTTGATGCTGCTGGTCGTCCTTTTGCTGTTGCCAATAAGCGGCAGTCTTTTACTCCTATTAATGAAATTACAGGTACTGGGGCTAACTAAACCCCGTCTAAGTTATGTCGCGCACGTGACCAATAGCGCGTACTTATTAAACTACCTCAGTGCCTTCGTCATGCTCATTGTAGCCGCCAGTTTGGCTTGGCCACTGTGGCATGCTCGCCGCGACATGCAGGCCGCACACGAGGCGATTAAAAAACGTAAAGCGACGGCGGGTTATCGTAATGTGCGCCGCACTCTACTGGCGACGGTATCGGCGCTGCTGGTTGTCGTCTGCGCCCAACTCTATTGGGATAAAATCGCCTCGCAGCCGCCGCGCCTATCAGAAGCTCAGCCCGTGACGCTGGCCGCCGATGGCAACGTACACATCCCTATTGAGCAAGTGCGTGATGGCAAGTTGCACCGTTTCGTGTGGATTGCTGATGATGGCAAGGCGGTGCGCTTTTTTGTCATTAATCGTTATCCTGACCGCCTGCGTTTAGGCGTGGTGTTTGACGCCTGCCTGCTGTGCGGCGATCAGGGTTATGTGATGGAAGGGAATCAGGTGATCTGTGTCGCCTGCGGTGTACATATTTTCATTCCCTCTATCGGTAAGGCTGGTGGTTGTAACCCGGTGCCGATTGAGGGCTGGCGTAGCGATGAGAAAGAATTGGTGATCGGTCGCGCTTCGCTGGCAGCGGGCACTAACTACTTCTCGACTGTCGTGGCGCTGGAGGTTATCGACCCCGTTGATGGCTCGAAACTCACCAATCTGAGCGCCGAACACCACTATCGCTACGGCGGCAAAACGTACTTCTTTTCGTCGGAAGCCAACTATAACCGTTTCCGTGAAAGCCCCGCTGACTTTGTCACGGGCAAAGCGGCGGCGAGCGAAGCGGCAGAGGAGCACTAA
- a CDS encoding iron transporter, whose amino-acid sequence MNMQKSLIAAAVITGIFTAPAALAFKEYPAGEPVSMNELEIAAVYLQPIDMEPRGMGLPAAKADIHLEADIHATEGNKNGFGAGEWMPYLTIAYTLTNTDTGAKQEGTFMPMVASDGPHYGANIKMMGVGNYKVTYHIDPPSKAGMHRHTDGETGVSRWWKPFDVSFDFKYVGLE is encoded by the coding sequence ATGAATATGCAAAAAAGTCTGATTGCAGCAGCTGTTATCACCGGTATTTTCACCGCGCCGGCCGCGCTGGCGTTTAAAGAATACCCCGCAGGCGAGCCTGTTTCCATGAACGAATTGGAAATCGCCGCTGTATACCTGCAACCTATTGACATGGAACCCCGTGGCATGGGGCTGCCAGCCGCGAAAGCAGACATCCATCTGGAAGCTGACATTCACGCGACTGAAGGGAATAAGAATGGTTTTGGTGCTGGTGAGTGGATGCCGTACCTGACGATCGCTTATACCTTGACCAACACGGATACCGGGGCGAAACAGGAAGGCACTTTCATGCCGATGGTCGCCAGCGATGGCCCGCACTATGGCGCGAATATCAAAATGATGGGCGTGGGTAATTACAAAGTGACATACCACATCGATCCGCCGTCCAAAGCCGGTATGCACCGCCACACCGATGGTGAAACCGGTGTGAGCCGCTGGTGGAAACCGTTTGATGTCAGCTTTGATTTCAAATATGTCGGCTTAGAATAA